Sequence from the Esox lucius isolate fEsoLuc1 chromosome 6, fEsoLuc1.pri, whole genome shotgun sequence genome:
tacatatatatacattcactgatgtatttttttaaaacatggcTTGCTTCAATTTCCAATTTTAAAAGTACAAGTGTTACATACTTTGTACATTGAAGTTCAGAAGGGTTTTAcattgtccattaaaatggATTTATCAAAGTCTGTCTCCTGTGTGCCTTATGTAGATGGTGTCCTGTATGATGCACAGGTGTCGTGGAATGTTGCGATATGTCTGTGTATTTTGGTCACAGCCATTTTCATGGTTGTCATTTATGATTTATTAAGAGGAGCCTtgcacaaaaatgttttaaattttaTAATACAGGACACAACAAACAGCTGCGTTGGTATGGAATGTTTGACCAGAGCGAgcgttatttaaaaaaaaaaaaaagtttgattcTACCACTGGACGCCGCTGTTGGTCTACTGAAACTGCTGCCATCCGTGCATAGATGGAGTGGACATCTGTACCAATGCAAGGGATCACAGAAATTGATCTCAATAAGGGTCACTCTCTCTGCATGAAAGGAAGTCCACacaaatataaaagtattttttaataTCTAATCAGTCATTGACACACAGCCAGCGCTGTCATTCATGCATCACCGAAACATAGTTTACATGTTCATCATCATATGGCAGCACACACATCACGCAAAACCCCCCCCACAAAAGTCTAATGCACCCTGATTACTGTTGTAAACCCGATTTACTTTAAATAAAATGGGTGGATTTGGTTCCCTCTTCATAACAACATAATCTCCTAGATAAGCTGCATCACATCAAAGCTTTAATTATATATAatcatataatatacatattataGAATTATATGATATCagtcagggggggggggtcagacaGGTAGATTACTTAAGGTTAATGCTGCTCTGTTGAATAGATGATCCAGCCTGTGATTGATACTGTCATGTTGGAGgttcacaaatgtattttggaCAGATCCATTTATCTGTGTACTGAAACAGAGAAATCAAGCAAACCTAAAAGATACCTGAAAATATTAACTTGTGTGTGTTTCGTTACACAATCAACAAGTGATTACAGTACAAATTAAACTAGAGAGACTCATGTAGAGAGATGTCAACCCAGGGTTTGGAGGGTGATGCTGCCCAAGCTCACATCCCACGGGTCTAGAACTGGGCTGGACGGGCCAGAGGCTCCAAGCTCCTCCAGACAGCCGCCCGGCCTCAATGCCATCTTAAGCCCTACGTTTCTGGTCAAACGTAGTGCACCACCTATGAAATGATCAGGTGCCATTTTTGGATGCTGTTTAATCGTGTCTTTTTGTCCAAGGTGGCTATTAGAAGGCCCTGTCCTGGATGTAGACAGTACGGAGCAAAACGCTGCACAGCTGAGGCCTTGGCCATGGCTGTCTGTGTATCCAGAGACCGGTAAAGCCAGGAGGGAATGCAGACAGCTGTTATTGCTGAGTTTGGCAGCTCTAGATCCCCTCACTGAAACATTGCTATGAAAAAGCAAGACAATCTTGACTAACTAGCATCCAAAAGGAAAAGTGACCTGAAGTGTTTGGGCGTCCTCCTCTGTAAGGCAAATAAAAGTCACAAGGTTCTACACTCATTTCCATTtattaagaaagaaaaataaaatatgctaaAGAAAAATGTTGCATTGCAAGAACAAACACGCTATATCATTTAccttgaaagtaaaaaaaaaaaaaaaaaaaaaaaaccctcaAGCTCTATTGTTGTTGGTGACATTAAACTGCAGgtccaacagacagacaaacagacaagatAGATCACAGTGTTCATTCGTCCCTCGTTCTGGGAGAAAAGCTTCCACCGCTGAGTAGCGGGCAGGGTCCTGCCCAGCGTACTGGGGATGATGCCATCTTTACCCTGTCGATGGTGGGTCAGGGTTCAGAGTTCAGAGAAGGGTCAGGGTTCCAGGCAGAAAATCACCGGAGAGATCACAGCCTCCCACCACAGCGTTTGCTTTGACGAGAGCTGCTGCTGTAGTGACAGACCTCTAGTAGGAAGATGGAGAACCACCGTCCAGTTAGTCAGCCAGACGGTCTACTAGTTAGACAACCAGTCAAATAGTCAACTAGTCACATCCTCAGCCAGTGGGTCAACAACTCAGTTAACCAGCCCTCATTTGACAAGTCAGGGCTTTCAGATAAAGAGAAAGCCTGTCATCAAAGCATAGATAGTCACAGATGATCGTCATTACTTCTGACTTCAACAACATGCTAACGAACACAACCAGTTTCTGCCTTTTTCAAAGGCACAATTTCTGCAagtatttttctgtgtttgtgtatgaaaatgttttcttgtgcGAGAACCAGATCAGACGGTCACcagggagacagaaggagagaacCGGAGAAATTAGAATTATTACCAATGTCACGCCCCCCTTGTGATAACGTCTGCCTATCAGGCCACCGACCAAACACTCATTTAGATGAGTCGGTTCTTTTCTTCCAGGTCCAGTTCTCACTCTAGTGACACAGAGGGGCTGCAGAGAAGCTCCCATAAGTACGTTTGTTAGTGTCGGAATGGCAGACCCGGTGTGGCCGGGGGCGGCTGACTGCTCCATCACAGCTGATTGTCTTGCTCCAGGAGCTCCTGCAGTTCATGCTGGATGTCTTCGGGGAGTTCCAGCGCTGGCAGGTCTTCCAGAGAGATGTCCTGTGTGGGCATCTCCAGAGGGGGCAGGTTAGGGATGGGGATGTCcttcttcctttcctggggctgGGGAACCACCCACAGCTCCGACTTCTCCAGTAGGTCCGTGTCCGCCGCGTCCCTCTTCAGCCGAGCGTTCTCCACCGACAGACGCTCGTTCTCCTGGGCCAGTTTCTCATTCTCGCCCATCAGGTGTTCCACCAGGCGCCGCAGGTTGTCAATGGTGGTCTGTTGCTCCTCCAGACGCGTCTTGTCGTCTTTCTGGGCCTTGCTGCCGGCACAGGGTGCGGGCGGAGGGGCAGAGCCCTTGTTCTTCAGGAGGTAGAGCCAGGTATCGtactccctctctgtgtcacGTGGGGGCTCCGCGGTGGGGTGGGGTCCAGGGATGGAGGGCTCCGCGGAGAGGTGGAGTCCCGGGACGGGGGGCTGGTCTGTGGAGGGGTGGCTCTGGAGGACTCTGGGTTTGCCCTCTCGCCTGGCCCGCTTCCATTTCTCCTGGATCAGCCGCTGCTGCTTAACGTGGCTGTCTCTCTGAAGCTCCATGGACAGACATGCCTAGACCACACACACGGAGGAACAGGCCTCAGGGACTCAAAACAACCACGTCACTCATTCTACATGGTAGTCATTTCACCGATGCTCTCAGTGCAGTCAAAAACTAAACTTCCTATTTAAAAacctccccctttcctccccctgtcccccccacatttcctgcccccccccccagcccatCCCCCTACTTCCCCAGGTCCCCCTACCTACCCCGGTCCCCCACCCTGCCACAATACCAGGACAATATCAATGACCAAGTGTATCTGACCTGTTCACACTCTGTCAGCTTCATGGCATCCCTCAGGAGCTctgtgacacacagacacacatcactTTCAAGGCCTCAAGCAAAATACAAATGATCATTATCATCATAAAGCCCCATTATGTTCTAATCCCCCAGCTTCTAATCAGCTTCTACTTTCAGATCCCTCTTTATGTGAGTCAAAAGCAAAGAAAATCAAACCTCCCATGACGTTCACAGTAGCTGGCAGGAAATTGAGGTTATTAGTTGGCAGAACTGAATCTTCAAATAGatttgcaacaaaaataaattctcCAAATGAGCCTAAATAGGTTTTGCTGAGCAGGAAGTAGAAGCGctattatttttgtcattaacCGGGGGAACAAATTGGTCAAACCCCAGATACAAATCTACTGGAAAAAGATTGACCAACTGATAAGAGAGGTTAAGGGCGAAGTGAGGAGgatggtgtgtttctgtgtttcagtCAGACAGCTGAAACCATTAACTGTCAGTAAATGTCCTCTTATGATACGATAAGAGAGCCACAGCCAAAAACGGTaaataaaaagtgtgtgtgcgccAATGTCTGTCAGCAGAGTGGTATTGAGTCTACCCACCTACAGCAGTCCCATGGCAGGAGATAGCTTCTTCATATTTACCAGCCGCCAGCAAACGGTCTGCCTTCCTGGACTGCTGATGGGCCTGTTAGGAGAGCAAAGAAAATATTGACGAGAGGGACTCTGTGTGGCGGATCAGATAAGAAATCCTGTTGGAAACCAGTTAGGATACAAACGCAGTAAGGCACCTCAGGGGTTTGTCATATATCGCCAATATACCACTGCTAACATCtatgtccaggcactctgtgcTGCGttatgcctaagaacagctcttagccgtgatatgttgaccatataccacatcTCTTGTGCTGTATTGCTTACTTATACCTGACAATAGGCTATAGAGAATGCATTGTCTAACACAGCGGTATTCAACTTAGGCCCAAAgcatgctttttttttctctgcctcATCATTAATAGCACCTACCTCGTTCTAAGTACCTGATTAGAgtgttgtaaagaaaaaaaagggagTAGAACTGGGGAGTAGAACTGGGGAGTAGAACTGGGGAGTAGAACTGGGGAGTAGAACTGGGGAGTAGAACTGGGGAGTAGAACTGGGGAGTAGAACTGGGGAGTAGAACTGGGGAGTAGAACTGGGGAGTAGAACTGGGGAGTAGAACTGGGGAGTAGAACTGGGGAGtagaactggctttgaggttcAGAGTTCAGTTTCAGGGTGCAAtatgttcaaattattttaccAAATTGTTTTACCAACAGTTAATTTAGTCAAGCTTACTTCTGGAGATGGACATTTAATGTCAGCATCATTTAGGGATAGAATGCTCTTCTTAGGGGTAGAATGCTCTCAAAAAATAACCAGAACTGAGCTTCCTGGACCCCTCAAAAAGGGAAAATCAAGGTAAAGGAACATCCCTGatgtcattatatttttttaagaggAGACACTGATAGGAAATTCTTTATATTAACCATTAACTAATAAAAGCTCAAGTTTTGAAACGTGTTCCTTTTATTTCGCAACATGTTTACTCCTGAAGCTGCCTGGCACTGAATGTTACAGATTGACCGCTACTGTACTACAGGCACCTAAAGCTTCATAATGTTCATTTAGTTACGTTGCCAAGTAACCAGAGAGTTAACTAATAGTTAGATGGATTACTTgactagctagatagctagtAAGTAACTGCTTATCAATACAGCCAACAATACCACAACAAAAATAACGTTAGTTATCACAACACTGGAACGTGACATTTCGTTTCCAAACGTTACAAAGCCACAGAGATCGCAAAGTGTCAAATGTACACCAAGGACAATCCTTCATTGGTTTGATTTCTAGAACAAAACCACTGGCTGGCTAGAAAAACATAAAGCTAGCTTGGGATGTACCTAGCTAGCGAACGTTAACCTTCTTTGGTGTAGCCTGCTCAGCTAGCGTAACGAGCAAGGTACTGTGTAGGGATTGCAACATAAACAGAAACTTACGAGGTTAAGGGGACTGTCCACAACCTCCATATTCTTCACCAGTAGACACGACATGAAACGTACTGTAGTCCCTCAAAGACATTCATCAGCGCACGTGTTTTATTCCCGGACCAGATACTCTGGTTAAGCCGGGCTgctaaaattataaaaatgtacaaataacaCAGGaccgctagctagctagctagctgataGCCAGCTTTTTCCCCCAAGCTAAACAACGACAAAATAACGTGGTGACGTTGCAATATTCCTGGCGTCATTTCTTAACTTCCGTTCTGGACAGCTGCAATCAAACATATCAGCACTAGAGGGAACCCGTAATTCATCAACCGATGGGCCACTAAAGCAACAAAAAATGACTAACGCGCAAAAGCAATGTTGCATATAGTTTATGTATTTTGTCTTGGCATTTTCTTATACCACTTTATCACAATCGCTAACCCACTAAAACTGGGTTATAAACAACATACACAAAACCAATTTGAAAAGTTACACAATGTACCTGTTCTCACATGTTTCAGTCAGTTTCATTCAAACCTTTTTGCGAAACCCTACACACTACTCTCTTTGTAAAATTTGTCAACAAGCCATCAGGGTGTTGACACAAATAAGATGTGCCACAAGTATATGCAACTGTGTTTTGAATCAATCAAATACAAcatcagagaggcagagacTGCTGTTTTCTCCCTATAACTAGATGCATTAGCACAAGCAggatattaaaataacattttcaagaaTTTGAGACCAGTAGATGGTAGTATATAATACATGATTTCTGATGCTCAAGAACTAACAATAGAGAACATGGTTGTCGAAAACGACTATATACATTGACAGAAAGACAGTCAAGAATAATTTAAGACAACGACATTTTTCAAGGTGTAGAGATAGAATAATGATGAGGTAGTTGACAATCTCTGGCCTATGTCAGATACAAGTTGCTGTGAAGGAGGcagaatacaattatttatgaCAAAATTGTAGGTACTTCCCCCCAAGTTTTTTGggcacattttcaaatgttgatgAACAACAGTGCAAAAGCCCCAACAAAAACGAACTGttattgtatttctgtattttctgtacacttcagccGACAATTTGCAGTCTATTATATTATACACAGTGCAAAATTAACTGGGGAAAATCGGGAATATATTACGATTACTGATccattaatataatttaaaagctTTTTTATGGTATCTGAGGGCAAAGTTTCATTTATATGACAGATAGTATGTCatcttacattttaaatgaaaatctgagttttGGTAAATATGGTCAGATTTTTGAAAAGTGAGAGAAGTGTGTCTATAGATTTGAGACAATGTAGTACACATTTAGTACATGTGTGTTAAATGATATAGGATCTACCGCCTACAACCTCCAGGAAAATGTTTAGCCATAAACGCTATGTGTTTATATTAACTTAAAACTACATTTCCTAATTTCTCTCATCGTGTAGCCTGTGGCTTCCTCTTGACTGAAACATCTGGACTTGAATTGATCAGCTGACAAACAATCACCAAAATGGATAACTATAAAAACTATTCAGGTGTACTGAGTTATGAAAATCAGTATTCACATTTTGCACCTTTTCTGTGGAACAATGTACAACATTTggttaaatgtattgtgttgGTGACTAAAAGGCATTTCAAAATTCTGCCTGAGGACCATATTACTCATGTTATTTTGCTTTTATAATGGGTTTATTTTCCGTCTGCATTTTCTATATATGCTGTTGATTGCTTTTGTAATTGAGTTTTAATCTATAAAAGAAACAAGGTTTTTTTGTCATACTCTCTAATAAAGGCTATATAGAtcacagtatatatatacactcacctaaaggattattaggaacacctgttcaatttctcattaatgcaattatctaatcaaccaatcacatggcagttgcttcaatgcatttaggggtgtggtcctggtcaagacaatctcctgaactccaaactgaatgtcagaatgggaaagaaaggtgatttaagcaattttgagcatggcatggttgttggtgccagacaggccggtctgagtatttcacaatctgctcacttactgagattttcacgcacaaccatttctagggtttacaaagaatggtgtgaaaagggaaaaacatccagtatgcgacagtcctgtgggcgaaaatgccttgttgatgctagaggtcaaaggagaatgggccgactgattcaagctgatagaagagcaactttgactgaaataaccactcgttacaaccgaggtatgcagcaacgCATTTGtcaagccacaacacgcacaacgttgaggcggatgggctacaacagcagaagaccccaccgggtaccactcatctccacaacaaatagggaaaagacgctacaatttgcacaagctcaccaaaattggacagttgaagactggaagaatgttgcctggtctgatgagtctcgatttctgttgagacattcagatggtagagtcagaatttggcataaacagaatgagaacatggatccatcatgccttgttaccactgtgcaggctggtggtggtggtgtaatggtgtgggggatgttttcttggcacactttaggccccttagtgccaattgggcatggtttaaatgccacggcctacctgagcattgtttctgaccatgtccatccctttatgaccaccatgtacccatcctctgatggctacttccagcaggataatgcaccatgtcacaaagcttgaatcatttcaaattggtttcttgaacatgaaaattagttcactgtactgaaatggcccccacagtcaccagatctcaatccaacaGAGCATatttggaatgtggtggaacaggagcttcgtgccctggatgtgcatcccacaaatctccatcaactgcaagatgctatcctatcaatatgggccaacatttctaaagaatgctttcagcaccttgttgaatcaatgccatgtaaaatgaaggcagttctgaaggtgaaagggggtcaaacacagtattagtatggtgttcctaataatcctttaggtgagtgtatatacatatatatatatatatatatatatatatatatatatatatatatatatatatatatatatatagagagagagagagagagagagagagagagagagagagagagcttaccatttatttatttggtccTGTCAGGATCAGTCACATTTCTTGTATGGCCTAGAATATATTTGGCCCAGATCTCTAACTGATTCAGATTTGGTGCACTCTGCTATACAGGTTCA
This genomic interval carries:
- the nrbf2b gene encoding nuclear receptor-binding factor 2b gives rise to the protein MSCLLVKNMEVVDSPLNLAHQQSRKADRLLAAGKYEEAISCHGTAVELLRDAMKLTECEQACLSMELQRDSHVKQQRLIQEKWKRARREGKPRVLQSHPSTDQPPVPGLHLSAEPSIPGPHPTAEPPRDTEREYDTWLYLLKNKGSAPPPAPCAGSKAQKDDKTRLEEQQTTIDNLRRLVEHLMGENEKLAQENERLSVENARLKRDAADTDLLEKSELWVVPQPQERKKDIPIPNLPPLEMPTQDISLEDLPALELPEDIQHELQELLEQDNQL